One genomic window of Anaeromicrobium sediminis includes the following:
- a CDS encoding radical SAM protein: protein MWNKYSGRLIRGTDTMQVKGYNEKLYLFEKSTGMTGFFSHKEKELLIEYVKNGIKTPFIDRLYSLGILTRTSCLNEIIKTLEEEPDQLRLDALHIDITTACPLDCLQCYKGHTSTIEMPLNVFQSYIDEAQKLKIFQIAIGGGEPLVHSQIVDFVEYVSKTEMSATMTTSGYGLSQELLGKLIKAGLNHMQISLNSIVQLVNEKSRDGFQHAVNAIQILSSTDLSFGVNMVIRKDSLDTFFKTVEYAKKMGVKNINLLRYKPSPTEDYEDYALSGDEFYKLAEWIKQVKGIKVKVDSAYSNLLIYLNNGRVNKERSGCMAGKSFIAIHADGSFKPYSHTKGTKRLIQFMNTIQTVSL, encoded by the coding sequence ATGTGGAACAAATACTCTGGTAGATTGATTAGGGGGACAGATACTATGCAAGTTAAAGGCTATAATGAAAAATTATACTTGTTCGAAAAAAGCACAGGCATGACTGGTTTTTTTTCCCATAAGGAAAAAGAATTATTAATAGAATATGTAAAAAATGGTATTAAAACCCCCTTTATAGATCGATTATACTCCCTTGGAATACTTACAAGAACCTCTTGTCTAAATGAGATTATAAAAACATTAGAGGAAGAGCCAGATCAATTACGTCTTGATGCTCTACACATTGATATAACAACTGCATGCCCACTAGATTGTCTACAGTGTTATAAAGGGCATACTAGTACCATTGAGATGCCACTAAATGTATTTCAATCGTATATTGATGAGGCACAGAAACTTAAAATTTTTCAGATCGCCATTGGAGGTGGGGAGCCATTAGTTCATTCTCAAATTGTAGATTTTGTTGAGTATGTTTCAAAGACAGAAATGTCCGCTACAATGACTACCAGTGGCTATGGGTTATCACAAGAACTACTAGGTAAACTTATTAAAGCCGGGTTAAACCATATGCAGATTTCTCTTAATTCAATTGTACAATTAGTTAATGAAAAATCTCGAGATGGTTTTCAGCATGCTGTCAATGCAATCCAGATTTTAAGTAGTACAGATTTATCTTTTGGTGTTAATATGGTCATACGCAAAGATAGCCTAGATACTTTTTTTAAAACGGTTGAGTATGCAAAAAAAATGGGTGTAAAAAACATCAATCTTTTACGATACAAACCATCTCCTACAGAGGATTATGAAGATTATGCCCTCTCCGGTGACGAGTTTTACAAATTGGCTGAATGGATAAAACAAGTTAAGGGAATTAAAGTTAAAGTAGACTCAGCCTATTCGAACCTACTAATTTATCTTAATAATGGGCGTGTTAACAAAGAACGTTCAGGTTGTATGGCGGGCAAAAGCTTTATAGCTATTCATGCTGATGGTTCTTTTAAACCGTATAGTCATACTAAGGGAACGAAAAGGCTAATTCAATTTATGAATACTATACAGACGGTAAGTTTATAA
- a CDS encoding DEAD/DEAH box helicase, which yields MTTHDRVKSVEMKNKQLIVILKPEGFYEIDWQEIKGQINEEQIMIQEKLYKHFRKDRSEALFSLGLSEKITSISESLSYLRSIAVTFVKKLSKKQDIELSGQKIIVTIKEEEIKDLLNKSPYLIGDEYLNSEWIRKVWKDLNKVFSKMKQNYNGSVEEFLKTFNYDVHLHGRIFFHLVEKKGDDYPFAFMGTYLAEASKNGATKHLPLKNALIEYEKNEKKLVELLATVNKACEKSAFISKLVKSGQIFHQVGLNSKEAYTFLKEIPLYEESGISCRIPNWWKNKSNALKMAVTIGNEIPSRVTLDALVDFKVELSLGESKIDAAELKKLISEAEGLAFIKGKWVEVDRKKLEKTLKAYEQAQSLVSGNNMSMIEAMRFKLNAGKILKIPEEVCELEVSNGEWINSMITRLTNIDSIESIACGNDFHAKLRSYQERGLSWLYFMKNLGLGACLADDMGLGKTVQVIALLNYYKNIKKEKTLLIIPTSLIGNWMSEIEKFAPTLKYYILHPTENKNPYHDGSIYEQDYELFITTYGMLSKYEWIKNRTWDSVILDEAQAIKNPRTKQTRVVKQLKANYRIAMTGTPIENRLSDLWSLFDFLNKGLLGSSREFTDFTKKLKQNQDNYSKLKQVVSPFILRRLKTDKTIISDLPEKIEMKTYPTLTKKQIVLYTKLVEDLKLKIESTDNGIERKGIVLSSIMKFKQICNHPDQYLGQNNYAEKDSGKFERLREICENIYEKRERVIVFTQFKEITEQLSSFLETVFKHKGLVFHGSTAAKKRKDIVAKFQGEEYVPFMILSIKAGGVGLNLTSANHVIHFDRWWNPSVENQATDRAFRIGQMKNVIVHKFIVKGTIEEKIDLMIEDKTKLSKEIVSDKQENWITEMDNNQLMDLFKLEI from the coding sequence ATGACAACACATGATAGAGTTAAATCAGTAGAAATGAAAAATAAACAATTAATTGTTATTTTAAAACCAGAGGGTTTTTATGAAATCGATTGGCAGGAAATAAAAGGACAGATTAATGAAGAACAAATTATGATTCAAGAAAAATTATATAAACACTTTAGAAAAGATAGAAGTGAAGCATTGTTTTCTCTTGGATTATCAGAAAAAATAACATCAATTTCTGAGTCTCTTAGTTATCTGAGAAGTATTGCAGTAACATTTGTAAAGAAACTATCAAAGAAACAAGATATTGAATTATCTGGTCAGAAAATTATAGTTACTATAAAAGAGGAAGAGATTAAGGATTTATTAAATAAATCTCCCTATTTAATTGGTGATGAATATTTAAATAGTGAATGGATTAGAAAGGTATGGAAAGATCTTAATAAGGTATTCTCTAAAATGAAGCAAAATTATAATGGGAGTGTTGAAGAATTTTTAAAGACATTTAACTATGATGTACATCTTCATGGGCGTATTTTCTTTCATTTAGTAGAGAAGAAAGGAGACGATTATCCCTTTGCTTTTATGGGTACATATTTGGCAGAAGCATCAAAAAATGGGGCAACAAAACATCTTCCTTTAAAAAATGCACTTATAGAATATGAAAAAAATGAAAAAAAACTAGTAGAATTGCTCGCAACCGTAAATAAAGCTTGCGAAAAAAGTGCTTTTATTTCAAAACTTGTTAAATCAGGTCAGATATTTCATCAAGTAGGTTTAAATTCAAAAGAGGCGTATACTTTTCTTAAGGAAATACCCTTGTACGAGGAATCAGGAATTTCTTGTCGTATACCAAATTGGTGGAAAAATAAATCAAATGCATTAAAAATGGCTGTAACTATTGGAAATGAAATACCATCAAGAGTTACTTTAGATGCACTTGTGGATTTTAAAGTCGAATTATCCCTTGGGGAATCAAAAATAGATGCTGCTGAATTGAAAAAACTCATCTCTGAAGCAGAGGGATTAGCTTTTATTAAAGGAAAATGGGTAGAAGTAGATCGAAAAAAATTAGAAAAAACCCTTAAAGCATATGAGCAAGCTCAGAGTCTTGTGAGTGGAAATAATATGAGTATGATTGAAGCAATGCGTTTCAAATTAAATGCTGGAAAGATACTTAAAATACCTGAAGAGGTATGTGAACTTGAAGTGTCAAATGGCGAATGGATCAATTCAATGATTACTAGATTGACTAATATAGATAGTATTGAGTCTATTGCATGTGGTAATGATTTTCATGCTAAATTACGTTCTTATCAAGAACGAGGTTTAAGTTGGCTTTACTTTATGAAAAATCTTGGATTAGGAGCCTGTCTTGCAGATGATATGGGACTTGGAAAAACAGTTCAAGTAATTGCACTGTTAAATTATTATAAAAATATTAAAAAGGAAAAAACATTGCTTATAATTCCTACATCCCTTATAGGGAATTGGATGAGTGAAATTGAAAAGTTTGCTCCAACACTTAAGTATTATATATTACATCCTACTGAAAATAAAAATCCATATCATGATGGAAGTATATATGAGCAAGATTACGAGCTTTTTATAACCACATATGGTATGCTTTCAAAATATGAATGGATTAAAAATAGAACATGGGACTCAGTTATTTTAGATGAGGCTCAAGCAATTAAGAATCCAAGAACTAAGCAAACGAGAGTTGTAAAACAATTAAAAGCAAATTATAGGATTGCGATGACAGGTACGCCTATAGAGAATAGGCTTTCTGATTTATGGTCATTGTTTGATTTTTTGAATAAAGGTCTTCTTGGAAGTTCTAGGGAATTTACTGACTTTACAAAGAAACTCAAACAAAATCAAGATAATTATAGTAAGTTGAAACAGGTTGTAAGTCCATTTATTTTAAGAAGGTTAAAAACAGACAAAACTATTATTTCGGATTTACCTGAAAAAATTGAAATGAAAACTTATCCAACTCTTACAAAAAAGCAAATAGTTCTTTATACTAAATTAGTAGAAGATCTTAAATTGAAGATTGAATCTACTGATAATGGTATTGAACGTAAGGGAATTGTCCTTTCATCTATAATGAAATTCAAGCAAATATGCAACCATCCAGATCAATATCTTGGTCAAAACAACTATGCTGAAAAAGATAGTGGAAAATTTGAAAGACTTCGTGAAATTTGTGAGAATATCTATGAAAAGAGAGAAAGAGTTATTGTATTTACACAGTTTAAAGAAATTACAGAACAACTTAGTAGTTTTCTTGAAACTGTTTTCAAGCATAAAGGACTTGTATTCCATGGGTCAACAGCAGCAAAGAAAAGAAAAGATATTGTAGCTAAGTTTCAAGGAGAAGAATATGTACCATTTATGATACTTTCTATTAAGGCAGGAGGTGTAGGTTTAAATCTTACATCAGCTAATCATGTTATTCACTTTGATAGGTGGTGGAATCCATCTGTGGAGAATCAAGCAACTGACAGAGCATTTAGAATAGGGCAAATGAAAAATGTTATAGTACATAAATTTATTGTGAAAGGTACTATTGAGGAAAAAATTGATTTAATGATTGAAGATAAAACTAAATTATCAAAAGAAATCGTATCAGATAAGCAAGAGAATTGGATTACTGAAATGGATAATAATCAGCTTATGGATTTGTTTAAACTGGAAATATAA
- a CDS encoding methionine gamma-lyase family protein: protein MLQSTKDYLMEHMNISEKVLDLSNEVENEIKDRLKEIDKIREFNQYKVLKVFQECRVSDTHFQWNTGYGYNDMGRETIEKVFAKLFNCEDAIVRPTIVNGTHALTLCLTGILRPGDEIISATGKPYDTLEEVIGIRGEYGGSLKEFGITYEQVDFKKDGNVDIEKLKSLISEKTKMVYIQRSTGYDWRKALTISDIEEVVKAAKEIKPDVVCMVDNCYGEFLDTKEPTDVGVDVMAGSLIKNPGGGLALTGGYIVGREDLIETISYRMTSPGIGKECGLTFGMTRSMFQGLFMAPHVVSEAIKGAIFCSKLYDKLGYEVSPTWDENRSDIIQAIKLGSEKAVVAFCEGVQGAAPVDSFVKPEPWEMPGYESPVIMAAGAFVQGSSIELSADAPIKEPYIVYFQGGLTYEHSKFGAIKALSTMKEQGCIEL, encoded by the coding sequence ATGTTACAAAGTACTAAAGACTATTTAATGGAACACATGAACATATCAGAGAAGGTACTTGATCTTAGTAATGAAGTGGAAAATGAGATTAAAGATAGATTAAAAGAGATTGATAAAATAAGGGAATTTAATCAATATAAAGTATTAAAAGTATTCCAAGAGTGTAGAGTAAGCGATACACATTTCCAGTGGAATACGGGATATGGATACAATGATATGGGAAGGGAAACTATAGAAAAGGTTTTTGCAAAATTATTTAATTGTGAAGATGCCATAGTTAGACCTACTATTGTTAATGGTACACATGCCCTTACCCTATGTTTAACAGGCATACTAAGACCAGGAGATGAAATAATATCTGCTACAGGAAAGCCTTATGATACTCTAGAGGAAGTAATAGGAATCAGGGGAGAGTACGGTGGATCGTTAAAGGAATTTGGAATTACATATGAACAAGTGGACTTTAAAAAGGACGGAAACGTAGATATAGAAAAATTAAAGTCATTAATAAGTGAAAAAACTAAAATGGTATATATCCAAAGATCTACAGGATACGATTGGAGAAAAGCCCTTACTATAAGTGATATAGAAGAAGTTGTAAAAGCTGCAAAGGAAATTAAACCAGATGTGGTTTGTATGGTAGATAATTGCTACGGAGAATTTTTAGATACAAAAGAGCCTACAGATGTGGGTGTAGATGTGATGGCAGGATCATTAATTAAAAACCCTGGTGGTGGATTGGCTTTAACAGGAGGATACATAGTAGGTAGAGAAGATTTAATAGAAACTATCTCCTATAGAATGACATCCCCTGGAATAGGAAAGGAATGTGGTCTTACCTTTGGTATGACAAGAAGCATGTTCCAAGGATTATTTATGGCACCCCATGTAGTAAGTGAAGCCATAAAGGGAGCCATATTTTGTTCGAAGCTATATGACAAACTAGGATATGAAGTATCACCCACATGGGATGAAAATAGAAGTGATATAATACAGGCCATAAAACTTGGCAGTGAAAAAGCTGTAGTGGCCTTTTGTGAAGGTGTACAAGGGGCAGCACCAGTAGATTCATTTGTAAAGCCAGAACCATGGGAAATGCCAGGATACGAGTCACCAGTCATCATGGCAGCAGGAGCCTTTGTTCAAGGATCCTCTATAGAATTAAGTGCCGATGCACCTATTAAGGAACCCTATATAGTATACTTCCAAGGTGGACTTACATACGAACACAGTAAATTCGGAGCTATTAAGGCCTTGAGCACTATGAAGGAACAAGGTTGCATAGAATTATAG
- a CDS encoding GTPase translates to MVRCIVIGKDNSGKTIFCKNFSKFLHPKNKKNETLTQKNLTNYKINIKNEEIYLIDSVSIDSGIDKSERRRRERTKTLYALIEAEIIIHIIDATDFSFDGIDKYILDYGMTKDKYLVLLNKTDKIHDNNLMKNMIRTYPKINIFNISAKKRIGFNNVKTCLRHMISCDKIHRKNYFGW, encoded by the coding sequence ATGGTTAGGTGTATAGTTATAGGAAAGGATAATAGTGGCAAAACTATTTTCTGTAAAAATTTTTCTAAATTCCTGCATCCTAAAAATAAAAAAAATGAAACACTTACACAAAAGAATCTAACCAACTATAAGATAAATATTAAAAATGAAGAAATATATTTAATAGATAGTGTGAGTATTGATTCAGGAATAGATAAATCGGAGAGAAGAAGAAGGGAAAGGACAAAGACATTATATGCTTTAATAGAGGCTGAAATAATAATTCATATTATTGATGCTACAGATTTTTCTTTTGATGGTATAGATAAATATATATTAGACTATGGTATGACTAAAGATAAATATTTAGTTTTATTAAATAAAACAGATAAGATACATGATAATAATTTGATGAAAAATATGATAAGGACTTATCCTAAAATAAATATATTTAATATTTCAGCAAAGAAAAGAATTGGCTTTAACAATGTGAAAACCTGTTTGCGACATATGATTTCTTGTGATAAAATACATAGGAAAAACTATTTTGGATGGTGA
- a CDS encoding AAA family ATPase, which translates to MIRKEIIINKYRQGQISTEDFFIKLIEEEKKEKRESVEKKALEKLNKLIGLKRVKKVVEEIIAVTLVQKIRKEKLLKSEPVVMHMIFKGNPGTGKTTVARILGEVFYEMNVLSQGHLVEAERADLVGEYIGHTAIKMRNHVKKAQGGILFIDEAYSLCRGGKKDFGKEAIDALVKGMEDNREDFILILAGYKEEMDAFLRSNPGLKSRFPIQIEFEDYNLDELISIGELMLKDREYKLSLGAKKKMKDVIEKNYKRDRYIGNARMVRNIIEASIRNQAVRLKKTNKYGVEDLIYIRKEDINKGEING; encoded by the coding sequence TTGATAAGAAAAGAAATCATTATAAATAAATATAGACAGGGACAAATTTCAACGGAGGATTTTTTCATTAAACTTATAGAGGAAGAGAAAAAAGAAAAGAGAGAATCGGTGGAAAAAAAGGCATTAGAAAAGTTAAATAAATTAATAGGTCTTAAAAGAGTTAAAAAGGTGGTAGAAGAAATAATAGCTGTAACCCTAGTACAAAAAATAAGGAAGGAAAAACTTTTAAAAAGTGAGCCGGTAGTTATGCACATGATATTTAAAGGAAATCCTGGTACGGGAAAGACTACTGTGGCTAGGATTCTAGGAGAAGTATTTTATGAGATGAACGTTTTATCCCAGGGTCATTTGGTAGAGGCAGAAAGGGCTGACTTAGTTGGAGAATATATAGGTCATACGGCTATAAAAATGAGGAACCATGTTAAAAAGGCCCAAGGGGGTATACTGTTCATTGATGAGGCCTATTCCCTATGTAGGGGTGGAAAAAAGGACTTTGGAAAGGAAGCTATAGATGCGCTAGTTAAAGGTATGGAAGATAATAGGGAAGATTTTATACTTATATTAGCAGGATACAAAGAGGAGATGGATGCATTTTTAAGAAGTAATCCGGGCCTTAAGTCTAGATTTCCTATACAAATAGAATTTGAGGACTATAATTTAGATGAATTGATAAGTATAGGAGAACTAATGCTTAAAGATAGAGAATATAAACTATCCCTTGGAGCTAAGAAGAAAATGAAGGATGTAATTGAGAAAAACTATAAAAGAGATAGGTATATAGGCAATGCTAGAATGGTAAGAAATATAATAGAAGCATCTATACGAAATCAAGCAGTGAGACTAAAAAAGACTAATAAGTATGGTGTAGAAGATCTTATATATATAAGAAAAGAGGATATTAATAAGGGGGAGATTAATGGTTAG
- the hfq gene encoding RNA chaperone Hfq, which yields MKNAINLQDIFLNHVRKEHVPITIFLMNGFQLKGLVKGFDSYTIVLEGDGKQNMIYKHAVSTIIPARKVAFMQDRREENK from the coding sequence ATGAAAAACGCTATAAATTTACAAGATATATTTTTAAATCACGTAAGAAAAGAACATGTACCTATTACTATATTCTTAATGAACGGATTTCAATTAAAGGGTTTAGTAAAGGGTTTTGATAGCTACACAATAGTATTAGAGGGAGACGGAAAGCAAAATATGATTTATAAGCATGCTGTATCTACTATAATACCAGCTAGAAAAGTAGCTTTTATGCAAGATAGAAGAGAAGAGAACAAATAA
- the miaA gene encoding tRNA (adenosine(37)-N6)-dimethylallyltransferase MiaA has translation MKKPLIIIVGPTAVGKTETSIEIAKELNCEIISADSMQIYKGMDIGSAKPTMEERQGIPHFLMDEVDPRVDYSVSDFQKAAKKYIDEIISRGKIPMIVGGTGLYVNSIIYNIDFSSTSQNKELREKLEAEAQEFGNEYVHNKLKEVDEEAAKRIHANNLKRVIRALEVYYESGDKIKEFKSNLVPNEEYDYCLIGLIRDREELYDRINQRVDILMEMGLLEEVKKLMKLDLDVDNISMKGLGYKEIIKYLKGEYTLEKAVDILKRDTRRYAKRQITWFKRYDEMQWFDINKYDGKEDLMEDIIKYIEGKLDLI, from the coding sequence ATGAAAAAGCCTTTAATAATTATAGTAGGACCAACAGCTGTTGGAAAAACTGAAACTTCTATAGAAATAGCAAAAGAATTAAATTGTGAAATAATATCAGCAGACTCTATGCAGATATACAAGGGCATGGATATTGGTAGTGCAAAGCCTACCATGGAAGAAAGACAGGGAATTCCTCATTTTTTAATGGATGAGGTAGATCCTAGGGTAGATTACTCTGTATCTGATTTTCAAAAGGCTGCTAAGAAATATATAGATGAAATAATATCTAGAGGAAAGATTCCTATGATTGTGGGAGGAACAGGTCTTTATGTTAATTCAATCATATACAATATAGACTTTTCATCTACTAGTCAAAACAAAGAGCTAAGAGAAAAACTAGAAGCAGAGGCACAGGAATTTGGTAATGAATATGTACACAATAAATTAAAAGAAGTAGATGAGGAAGCAGCAAAGAGAATACATGCAAATAACTTAAAAAGAGTAATCAGAGCACTTGAAGTATATTATGAAAGTGGAGACAAAATAAAAGAGTTTAAATCTAACCTAGTTCCAAATGAGGAGTATGATTATTGTCTCATAGGTCTTATAAGAGATAGAGAAGAACTTTATGATAGAATAAATCAAAGGGTAGACATACTAATGGAAATGGGACTTTTAGAGGAAGTTAAAAAACTTATGAAACTTGACCTTGATGTGGATAATATATCTATGAAAGGGTTAGGATATAAGGAGATAATAAAGTACTTAAAGGGCGAATATACATTAGAAAAGGCTGTAGATATACTAAAAAGAGACACTAGAAGATATGCTAAAAGGCAAATTACTTGGTTTAAACGATACGATGAAATGCAGTGGTTTGATATAAACAAATATGATGGTAAAGAAGATTTAATGGAAGATATTATTAAATATATAGAAGGAAAGTTAGATTTAATATAG
- the mutL gene encoding DNA mismatch repair endonuclease MutL translates to MEKRINRLDEIIANKIAAGEVVDRPASVIKELVENSIDAKSDKITVEIKNAGKSYIRISDNGTGIHPDDVEVAFERHATSKIRKVEDLSSILSLGFRGEALASIAAVSQLELITKSKDHNVGRKVVVHGGKLISNDEVGAPGGTTILVKNLFYNVPARFEFMKSNGSETSYIIDIVSKLALAYPNISFRLINNNKVVFVTNGNGDIVNNIASIYGKDIAKNLINVEEKIDNITVKGFLCKPSVTRGNKKLQTFFVNQRYIKSKTVSDAVSDAYKTLITINRHAICFVYVEMNPNLIDINIHPAKTEIRFKDDENVKKGISYVLKKGLFSKSLIPNIREEEKIRKEAKINIINTPIIKSEIEKPKNIINTVVEKEEPKAHIVSPIKNIEHVNTTPIPWENKIDKVKVTEKDIIKPEMIVKEEKVKYEPQIEKEDNVVDEVQVIEKEPEVKKVIEKNIEENIKEETEENIEKDILPTIFVDTHKDEIQETFIEKDEDEFILDIRIIGQLFNSYLIGQAKDKMYLVDQHAAHERILYEWFLKKYKSQKPLTQKLLVPILIEFSIYEYETIKEFIHVFENLGYEIEDFGQNTFRITSVPVIFGKPEAESFFKEVAESFKYISSSYDAKIEKVISMACKNAIKANDKLMDMEIDRLMDELSKADNPYTCPHGRPVIISMTKYEIERKFKRK, encoded by the coding sequence ATGGAAAAAAGAATTAATAGATTAGATGAGATAATAGCAAATAAAATAGCGGCAGGTGAAGTGGTGGACAGGCCTGCTTCTGTTATAAAGGAATTGGTGGAAAACTCCATAGATGCAAAGAGTGATAAAATCACTGTGGAGATTAAGAATGCAGGAAAATCCTATATAAGAATAAGTGATAATGGTACAGGCATACATCCTGATGATGTGGAAGTTGCCTTTGAAAGACATGCAACTAGTAAGATAAGAAAAGTAGAAGATTTAAGCAGTATATTGTCCCTTGGTTTTAGGGGAGAAGCCCTAGCCAGTATAGCTGCTGTATCCCAATTAGAATTAATAACTAAAAGCAAGGATCATAATGTGGGAAGAAAGGTAGTAGTTCACGGCGGAAAACTCATATCTAACGATGAAGTGGGAGCACCTGGGGGAACTACCATATTGGTAAAAAATCTATTTTATAATGTACCTGCTCGTTTTGAATTTATGAAATCAAATGGATCAGAGACTTCTTATATTATAGATATAGTTAGTAAATTGGCACTAGCTTATCCTAATATATCCTTTAGGCTTATTAATAATAATAAGGTAGTATTTGTGACTAATGGTAATGGAGACATAGTTAATAATATAGCTAGTATATACGGAAAAGATATAGCTAAAAATCTAATAAATGTGGAAGAGAAAATAGATAATATTACTGTAAAAGGTTTTTTATGTAAGCCTAGTGTTACTAGGGGAAATAAAAAATTACAAACATTTTTTGTAAACCAAAGATATATAAAATCTAAGACCGTATCAGATGCTGTATCTGATGCATATAAAACTCTTATAACCATAAACAGACACGCCATATGTTTCGTTTATGTGGAGATGAATCCTAACTTAATAGATATAAACATCCATCCAGCTAAAACTGAAATAAGGTTTAAGGACGATGAGAATGTTAAAAAGGGTATTAGTTATGTCCTTAAAAAAGGTCTTTTTAGTAAAAGTCTAATTCCTAATATAAGGGAAGAGGAAAAGATAAGAAAAGAGGCCAAAATAAATATAATTAATACACCTATAATTAAAAGTGAAATAGAAAAGCCTAAAAATATAATTAATACAGTAGTTGAAAAGGAAGAACCTAAAGCGCATATAGTGAGTCCCATAAAAAATATTGAACATGTGAATACAACACCAATCCCATGGGAAAATAAAATAGATAAAGTGAAGGTTACGGAAAAAGACATAATAAAACCTGAAATGATAGTTAAAGAAGAAAAAGTAAAATACGAACCCCAAATTGAAAAAGAGGATAATGTAGTAGATGAAGTTCAAGTTATAGAAAAGGAACCAGAAGTAAAAAAAGTAATAGAAAAAAATATAGAAGAGAATATAAAAGAAGAGACAGAAGAAAATATAGAAAAAGACATTTTACCTACAATTTTTGTGGATACTCACAAGGATGAGATACAGGAGACTTTCATAGAGAAGGATGAAGATGAGTTTATATTAGATATAAGAATAATAGGTCAATTATTTAACTCTTATTTAATAGGACAGGCAAAGGATAAAATGTATTTAGTAGACCAGCATGCGGCCCATGAGAGAATATTGTATGAATGGTTCTTAAAAAAATATAAAAGTCAAAAACCATTAACTCAAAAGTTATTAGTTCCTATTTTAATAGAGTTTAGCATATATGAGTATGAAACCATAAAAGAATTCATCCATGTATTTGAAAACTTAGGATATGAAATAGAAGACTTTGGTCAAAATACATTTAGAATAACATCTGTACCTGTTATCTTTGGAAAACCAGAAGCGGAGAGTTTTTTCAAAGAGGTGGCAGAATCCTTTAAGTATATATCTAGTTCCTATGATGCAAAGATAGAAAAGGTAATTTCCATGGCGTGTAAAAATGCCATAAAAGCAAATGATAAATTAATGGATATGGAAATAGATAGATTGATGGATGAATTATCTAAGGCAGACAATCCATATACGTGTCCCCACGGACGTCCCGTAATCATATCCATGACAAAATATGAAATAGAGAGAAAATTTAAGAGAAAATAA